In Rhizophagus irregularis chromosome 7, complete sequence, a single genomic region encodes these proteins:
- a CDS encoding uncharacterized protein (SECRETED:cutsite_VTA-AP; SECRETED:prob_0.8288); SECRETED:SignalP(1-25) — MVNTKVVILVTLFVALLGVILSVTAAPVDRVNRRVSFVKREEKNQTTLQSDSIPVSSDGDGTLEAYNPDDKVPKNVTDNGNSAEGDNGGL, encoded by the exons atggttAACACTAAAGTTGTCATACTTGTCACTTTATTCGTAGCTTTACTTGGTGTAATTCTTTCAGTTACTGCCGCTCCTGTGGATCGCGTAAATCGAAGAG tTTCCTTTGTTAAGcgtgaagaaaaaaatcaaacaacTTTACAATCAGATTCAATTCCTGTCTCTTCAGATGGAGATGGTACACTTGAAGCATACAATCCTGATGATAAAGTTCCTAAAAATGTTACCGATAATGGCAACAGTGCTGAAGGAGATAATGGTGGATTATAA